A window of the Oscillospiraceae bacterium NTUH-002-81 genome harbors these coding sequences:
- a CDS encoding S-ribosylhomocysteine lyase, whose amino-acid sequence MEKITSFTINHIKLQPGVYVSRKDTHNGVTITTFDLRMTSPNEEPVMNTAEVHTIEHLAATFLRNHAEFGSRIVYFGPMGCRTGFYLLLFGDYESRDIIPLMQEMFAFIRDYKGEVPGASPRDCGNYLDMNLPMANYLAKKYLENVLTDIQEDRLVYPE is encoded by the coding sequence ATGGAGAAAATCACAAGCTTTACCATTAACCATATCAAATTACAGCCCGGTGTCTACGTATCCCGGAAAGACACCCACAACGGCGTCACCATCACCACCTTCGACCTGCGCATGACCTCCCCCAACGAGGAACCCGTCATGAACACCGCCGAGGTACACACCATCGAGCATCTGGCTGCCACCTTCCTGCGCAACCACGCGGAATTCGGCTCCCGGATCGTCTATTTCGGCCCCATGGGCTGCCGCACCGGCTTCTACCTGCTGCTCTTCGGCGACTATGAATCCCGCGACATCATCCCGCTCATGCAGGAAATGTTCGCTTTCATCCGGGATTATAAGGGCGAAGTGCCCGGCGCTTCCCCCAGAGACTGCGGCAACTATCTGGACATGAACCTGCCCATGGCAAACTACCTGGCAAAGAAATATCTGGAAAATGTGCTGACAGATATCCAGGAAGACCGTCTGGTATACCCGGAGTAA